ACTCCTTGTGTTATTGCATGACTTGCCAATTTATTATATGTGACGATCTTAGTCTTAATAAAAGGCTAAAGCGAATATCTTGCAGCGTGTAGCAGCTTCTTTATGGCACGATATAAGTAACAGGTAACGTGACATTACCGACTACGGGCGCGCCATTTTTCATAAAGGGTTTGAATTTTCCAGAACGGACTTGTCGCTGTGCTTCTTTATCTAATGCTGCAATTCCAGAAGATTGAGCGATACGCACACTATCAATACCCCCTTGTTTATTGACTCTCAGCACCAACACTACGTTGAGCGTATCACCCGAATTTGCTCGTCGTGCGACACGCTCAGGGAAACTGAAGTTCGGAGCTGATACCCAATTTGCCGAGCTGGCGGTAAAGTTAACAGGATCATTACTTCCAGTAGCTGCTTTGATGGCCCCTTCTACTTGCTTAGCCGCTCTTACTGCTTTTTGAGCCGCGTCATTTGCCGCTTCGGCACTCGCTTTAGCTTGGGCATCTCGAGCGGCTTTAGCATTTGCTACTCTTTGCGCCTCTTTAGCCTGCGCCTGTTGCATCTGTGCTTCTTGCGCCGCTTTTTCCGCTTGCGCTGCTACGATACGACGTTGTTCAGCTTGCTGATCGTTGGCTTGTGGCTTATTAGCGCGCTGCTCAGATATGGCCTTATCAATAGCGGGATGTGGCTCTTCTTGCTGAATCTGTTTTTGTGGCGGCTTTTCTTGAGTAATCGAGGTTGTCTTTTCTTTTTTAACTACCGGTGCAATAACAGGTTTCTTTTCCTGTACCACTTGTTGTTTTGACATCTCTGCGAACGGTTTTGGTTTTGCTATAGCCTGCTGCTTTGGCACTGGTGCTGTTTTCTCTATCGCGACCTTAGCGGCTTCTTTTTTAACAGGTTTAGCAACCTTGACTATTTCTTTCGGTAACGCAGCAGGTAATGACACCAGCTCTATTTCTATAGGCGGCGTCTGTTTTGGCGGCGCGATTTTGGGCGCAGACGGTTTCATTGCCACCAATGCCACTGCCGTGAGCACGTGAAGCCCTACCACTACTAGTATAGCTATCAAGATTGATTTAAGTGGTGGCCTCTCTAAATCCATTGAACTCATAATACTCTAGCATTTAACCGTCATAGAATGGTGGTGATAATAATACAAACGATAATTATTACCAATAGTAAATTTATAATATTTCAGTGATGTTCGTTAATTTTTTAAGTTAAATTTAGATAAATATACGGGTTTGTTATGACCCCCTCATTGATTATTGGCGGTGCTGTGGGTCTAGGTGAGCTATTCCCTACCTTGTCAGTATGGCGCTAATGGTATCCGGGGTTTCAGCCTTAGTCAGTTCATCACTAAACTTAAATCCTTGATGAGCCTATCGTCACAGGCTGTGTCATTATCAACATCGATCTATTGCCTTAATGCGTCAAGCAATTGAGTTATATAGTCGGTGAAAAGTAATATCGATACAACACGTACTACTGGTGCAAATTTTTCTTGCTTGCTGTGCCTACGCAGACAGAGGCTGCAAAAAATTTACACCAGCAATACTGCAGCGACTTTAAAGTATTTCAACTATAGCTGTTGTTCGAATCTACAACTACTCGAGTCCGCAACCCCGTAGTATAAAAGGTATTAAGAAGTCAGCGGCGCGTGCCTCGTCTGTCTCATCATACGCGCTCTTTTGCATCAAACCGACGATTTCTGTTTCAAACTCTGCATAGCGCTGCGTGGTTGCCCAAATCAAAATCAATAGCTGTAAGGGGTCAGCAATGGCGATTTTGCCTTGCTCGTGCCATGTTTTCATGACTTGTGTTTTATCCAGTGCCCAATCTTTCATCGCAGTCGACATAAAATCATGTAAATGCGGGGCACCGCCGATGACCTCTAACGCGAATAGCTTATGGCGGTTTGGGTGCGCAAACGCTTGATGCAATTTGGTGCGGACAAATTTTTCGATAACTGTTTTGGGATCGCTATCTACCGTCATCGTCACCAAGCCATCATTCCACTCTTGAATAATGGTGCGCAAGACCATTTCGTACAGATTTTTCTTATTCTTAAAGTAGTAATGTACATTGGCTTTTGGTAGCCCTGCTCGATCAGCAATACCCTGCATCGTGGCACCGCGATAGCTTTGTAGCACAAACTCTTCTTCAGCGGCAGTCAAAATCACCGCTTGATTTTGAGCACGAATATCTTGCTGATTGCGATGAACCACGCCCTCAGAGGCAGATGGGGTATTTGTTTTAGCACTTTGAGTCATAGGATGAGCCGTTAGACGTTAATGTCAATAAATAACCATATTCTAGCGTGACTTTAAGATAAACTGTGAATGAATACGCTGATTTTTATGATAAAAAATAAAAATATTTTGCATAAATTAATTGACCAAATAGTCAGGTTTAAGCGGAATGGTTAATATTAAATCAATTACGACTCAACCGATACTACTTTCACATGAGTTTTCCCCTGAGTTTTTCTCTGAGTTTTTCTCTGAGTTTTTCTCTGAGTCATGTAATCAAACGATAACGTCTCCGCTTTATAAGTTTATATCTCTCAAATGATACATTTGTATCCCTCAAAATTTTTTAATGTCAGAGCCAGCTCATTGCGATTAGCTGATTTTTTATTTTTATACCGAATTGAATGTTATAAAAACAGACCTTCAATCAAACATTGCTAAAAAATTAATCACTTTACTTGTTTTTTATGTACTACTGTACTAGAATACTGAAACAAGATGACTGTTAATCTATCCTTTTTTATGAAGATTGAATATTATGAGTACTGACCCTTATCGCAGTTTATCAAATCATTTAGCCAGTTGTGATGACAGCGTCGATATTGACATGCTACTAAGCGCACTGTTAACAGATAAAGAGCAATTTGAAATTGCCAATCGTATTCGTATTTTTGATTTATTAGAGCGCGGCGTCACCCAACGTGAAATCTCTGAACAGTTAGGCGTAGGTATTGCGACCGTCTCTCGCGGTGCCAAAGCCATGCAAATTCACGATGTCAGTGCGCTGCTAGCAACCCACAGACAAGAGGCTTAATAAATCAATCAACGCTATTTGCATTTATTTTAGCCAATACCTATTTGAATTACTTTGGAACTCATTATGACTTCTCCTGTACCCCAACATGATCAACCTGCACTTATTGATATTCCCAGCAAGCCACAGCGGATAAAGCTCACGCAAGATATTGATTTTTTCGCGTTATTCAAACGTATTGAGCATGTTTTTGAGACCTGTTATTTGCTCGAATCCTTGGGTGAAGACAGCCATATGTCACGTCATCATGCTATTGGCTTTGACCCTATCATGACTGTCACTGCTATCGATCGTACGACGCTTGCCATTACCGATAACAAAACCGCTGGAACCAAACACTATCAGACCGACAACCCGTATCAGCTGCTACGTACCATTACTCCGCAGCACGTCATTGCCCGTGAGCAAAGTGGCGGTTTGGTTGGCTACTTGGGCTATGACAGTGTCAATTTCTTTGAGCCAAGTGTCAATGCTAAGCCCAGCGATGATTTTGAGCCTTTTAAATTTGGTGTATATCTAGATGGCTTGACGTTCGATAAGATGACTGGTGAAATTTTCTACTTTTATTACCCAACCGCTCAACAAGACAATCGTATTGAGCAAATCAAAGCCTTACTTGATGCACCAATTTCAAGCCACAAGCCACCCACCGTTGAGTTTTTGGGTGATGGCATGAGTAAAGAGGAGCATGCTAAAGTCGTCATGCAAGTCAAAGAAGACATCATCTCCGGGCGTATCTTTCAGTGTGAGGTTGGCTTTAAATCCAAATATCGTATTGCAGGCGACAAGATGCCGATTTATGAAAAGCTGCGTGCGGTCAATCCATCACCGCACATGTACTTTATGAAGTTCACCCAGCAGTGCATCATTGGTGCCTCACCTGAATTGCTGTTTCGCCTACGTCAAGGCGAGATGGAGACCTATCCACTCGCCGGTACAGCCAAGCGCGGCATCGATGTCGCCGAAGACCGTCAGCTTGCCCGGGCCTTACTGAATGATGCAAAAGAGATTGCCGAGCACAACATGCTGGTCGATCTGCATCGCAATGATATTGGGCGCGTTGCACGATTTGGTACCGTAAAGGTGCGCAATTTAATGGATATAAAACGCTTCTCACACGTACAGCATATCTCTTCTGAAATCGTTGGTATTTTGCACCCTGATGAAGATATGTTTAGCGCGCTTGCCAGCAACTTCCCTGCTGGCACCTTGTCAGGCGCACCAAAGGTTGAAGCGATCAAAGTTATTAATGAGCTTGAACCAGATGGTCGTGGTGCTTATGGCGGTGCATTAGGGTCATTTAACTTTAACGGTGATTGTATCTTTGCCATTCCTATTCGCAGCTTATTTATTAATGGCGAATCTGCCTATGCACAGACTTGTGGCGGCAATGTTTACGACTCCAATCCTGCTGATGAATATCTAGAAATTCAGCGTAAGCTTTCTGCTATGAAAGTGGTGCTAGACAGCTTTATGCCTCAATAACCACCTATACTTTATCAAAGAGTTGGCTACCCATGAATGTTTTAATTATCGACAATTACGACTCATTTACCTTTAACCTTTACCAGTATATCGGTGAGATTTTGCAGACGCTGGACAGTGATAAACCAGCAAATGTCATCGTTAAACGAAATGATGAAATCACCTTAGCAGACGTACAAGCGATGAATCTTAACCGAATTATCATCTCGCCGGGTCCTGGTGCACCTGATGATCCTGCTTACTTTGGTATTTGTGCCGAAGTCATCAAAGTCATGGGCAAAACGACACCACTATTGGGCGTTTGCTTAGGCATGCAGGGCATCGCCTATATATTTGGCGGTGATGTGATACGTGCCAGTGTACCAATGCATGGCAAGGTTTCATCCATTCGCCATGATGGTGCAGGTGTCTATCAAGGCTTGCCACAAGAGCTAGAAATCATGCGCTATCACTCATTGATGGTACAAGCAGATACCCTACCGGATTGTTTAACCGTCACCGCAATCGTCGCCAATGATGACCATGCTGAGCTAAGCTTGACGCAGTCGGCACTAGCAGGTGATGAGATTATGGGCCTGCAGCACAAAGATTATCCCATTCAAGGCGTGCAGTTTCACCCAGAGTCATTTGCGACCGAAGGTGCTAAGCGTTTATTGACGAATTTTTTACTGCAGGTGTAACCATAAAAACCATGGATAATTGATGGGGTAATAAAAAAGCTGACTGTTGAATGAAAAGTCAGCCTTTTGCAAGCTATAGTCGGTGAAAAGTAATATCGATACAACACGTACTGCTGGTGCAAATTTTTCTTGCTTGCTGTGCCTACGCAGACAGAGGCTGCAAAAAATTTACACCAGCAATACTGTAGCGACTTTAAAGTATTTCAACTATATCAGATGGGTCTTAATCCTATTCAAGATATTATGGTTTAAGGTAAATGGCGCTAAACGTTACAACGATTTTTTGGATAGTAAAAAGCCCCAATCAATTAATGATTGGGGCTTTTTGGTTTATGAAGCAAAACTCATGACGTTAACAACTTGAGCCGCGTATTTTCTACATACAACTAACTTTAGTCATCTCGACTATATTATACAGTTGCAAGCGATATTTTTTAGTACGGTCTATAAAACGTTAAAGGCGAAATCACTCTTAGTTCAAGATACCATAAGCAACCAAGGCGTCAGCAACACGCTCAAAGCCAACGATATTGGCACCAGTCATATAGTCAATGTAGCCTTTATCAGTTTGATGATACTTTCCTGAGGCTTCAGCAGCGCTATCATGAATATTTTTCATAATACATTTTAAACGTGCATCGATTTGTTCAAAGCTCTTGTACTGACGCACTGAGTTCTGCGACATCTCAAGACCAGATACTGCCACACCGCCCGCATTCGCAGCTTTACCTGGAGCATAGTGCACACGGTGCAAGCGGATATGATCAATTGCTTCTGCAGTCAATGGCATATTAGCACCTTCAACCACATACTTAATGCCGTTCTCAACCATCAACTTGGCGTCGCCTTCATTCACTTCGTTTTGCGTGGCTGATGGGATGGCGATATCGCCTTTGATATGCCAGGGCTTTTGTCCAGCGAACCACTCACCACCATAGACAGCAACGTAATCTGCTAATGGTTGGCTTTTTGCTTTCTGCTCTTTTAGCCAGTTGATCTTTTCTTGATTTAGACCTTTTTCATCATACAAGGTACCTTGTGAGTCAGATACGGTAACGACGACGCCGCCCAGCATATGAACTTTTTCAGCGGCATGTAGAGAGACGTTACCTGCACCTGAAATCAGTACTCTTTTACCGGCGATGTGTTCGTTTTGAGCGGTGAGCATATTTTCTAAGAAGTAAACTGCGCCATAGCCAGTCGCTTCTGTACGCATCAAACTACCGCCAAAACCCACACCTTTACCAGTCAATACACCGCCATATTCGCGAGTTAGATTCTTATACATGGCAAACATATAGCTGATTTCGCGTCCGCCAACGCCGATATCACCCGCTGGTACATCCGTATCTTTGTTGATATATGGATGCAGCTCACGC
This window of the Psychrobacter arcticus 273-4 genome carries:
- a CDS encoding energy transducer TonB, which codes for MLTAVALVAMKPSAPKIAPPKQTPPIEIELVSLPAALPKEIVKVAKPVKKEAAKVAIEKTAPVPKQQAIAKPKPFAEMSKQQVVQEKKPVIAPVVKKEKTTSITQEKPPQKQIQQEEPHPAIDKAISEQRANKPQANDQQAEQRRIVAAQAEKAAQEAQMQQAQAKEAQRVANAKAARDAQAKASAEAANDAAQKAVRAAKQVEGAIKAATGSNDPVNFTASSANWVSAPNFSFPERVARRANSGDTLNVVLVLRVNKQGGIDSVRIAQSSGIAALDKEAQRQVRSGKFKPFMKNGAPVVGNVTLPVTYIVP
- a CDS encoding TetR/AcrR family transcriptional regulator is translated as MTQSAKTNTPSASEGVVHRNQQDIRAQNQAVILTAAEEEFVLQSYRGATMQGIADRAGLPKANVHYYFKNKKNLYEMVLRTIIQEWNDGLVTMTVDSDPKTVIEKFVRTKLHQAFAHPNRHKLFALEVIGGAPHLHDFMSTAMKDWALDKTQVMKTWHEQGKIAIADPLQLLILIWATTQRYAEFETEIVGLMQKSAYDETDEARAADFLIPFILRGCGLE
- a CDS encoding Trp family transcriptional regulator, whose translation is MSTDPYRSLSNHLASCDDSVDIDMLLSALLTDKEQFEIANRIRIFDLLERGVTQREISEQLGVGIATVSRGAKAMQIHDVSALLATHRQEA
- a CDS encoding anthranilate synthase component I family protein, whose translation is MTSPVPQHDQPALIDIPSKPQRIKLTQDIDFFALFKRIEHVFETCYLLESLGEDSHMSRHHAIGFDPIMTVTAIDRTTLAITDNKTAGTKHYQTDNPYQLLRTITPQHVIAREQSGGLVGYLGYDSVNFFEPSVNAKPSDDFEPFKFGVYLDGLTFDKMTGEIFYFYYPTAQQDNRIEQIKALLDAPISSHKPPTVEFLGDGMSKEEHAKVVMQVKEDIISGRIFQCEVGFKSKYRIAGDKMPIYEKLRAVNPSPHMYFMKFTQQCIIGASPELLFRLRQGEMETYPLAGTAKRGIDVAEDRQLARALLNDAKEIAEHNMLVDLHRNDIGRVARFGTVKVRNLMDIKRFSHVQHISSEIVGILHPDEDMFSALASNFPAGTLSGAPKVEAIKVINELEPDGRGAYGGALGSFNFNGDCIFAIPIRSLFINGESAYAQTCGGNVYDSNPADEYLEIQRKLSAMKVVLDSFMPQ
- a CDS encoding anthranilate synthase component II, with amino-acid sequence MNVLIIDNYDSFTFNLYQYIGEILQTLDSDKPANVIVKRNDEITLADVQAMNLNRIIISPGPGAPDDPAYFGICAEVIKVMGKTTPLLGVCLGMQGIAYIFGGDVIRASVPMHGKVSSIRHDGAGVYQGLPQELEIMRYHSLMVQADTLPDCLTVTAIVANDDHAELSLTQSALAGDEIMGLQHKDYPIQGVQFHPESFATEGAKRLLTNFLLQV
- the gdhA gene encoding NADP-specific glutamate dehydrogenase; protein product: MSISQAIEKIEARYAHQPEFIQAVKEVAITIAPLYDSHPEYDTFKVFERLVEPDRVIAFRINWENDKGEVQVNRGWRVQFSNALGPYKGGIRFHPTVNQSVLKFLGFEQIFKNALTGLPMGGAKGGSDFDPKGKSDNEIRRFCYAFMRELHPYINKDTDVPAGDIGVGGREISYMFAMYKNLTREYGGVLTGKGVGFGGSLMRTEATGYGAVYFLENMLTAQNEHIAGKRVLISGAGNVSLHAAEKVHMLGGVVVTVSDSQGTLYDEKGLNQEKINWLKEQKAKSQPLADYVAVYGGEWFAGQKPWHIKGDIAIPSATQNEVNEGDAKLMVENGIKYVVEGANMPLTAEAIDHIRLHRVHYAPGKAANAGGVAVSGLEMSQNSVRQYKSFEQIDARLKCIMKNIHDSAAEASGKYHQTDKGYIDYMTGANIVGFERVADALVAYGILN